One Ignavibacterium sp. DNA segment encodes these proteins:
- a CDS encoding MFS transporter produces the protein MSATNNPTVDQSTAKLGWKFPKDFWLANLMELCERAAYYGFFILLTVYLTDLVGFDDLWGNTIAGLFAGFLYLLPPFSGAISDRIGFKNGLILAFGLLTIGYFFLGITYSKVSVIFFLIVLMVGASFIKPLITGTVAKTSDEVNRARAFSIFYWIVNIGAFSGKTVVPWIRKGLGLEYINFFSAGMSFIALLLAIFLFRNLELKTERKSFKEILNALIKILTNARLILLTLIVSGFWLIQGQLYQSMPKFVLRMVGNDANPEWLANVNPFIVMVFVLIVTQAMRKKSAVNSMLVGMFIMPLSAFSMSLGPWLQGMFGTEIPLLGILFHPYTIMMIVGIGLQGLAECFISPRFLEFFSLQAPKGEEGVYLGFSHLHSFISYIAGGIISGFLLEKYCPDPKTLPSGLTEIQKAAYYTDAHLIWYYFAAIGLTSAIALIIYKWYYDKKDKQLTV, from the coding sequence TTGTCTGCTACAAATAATCCGACTGTTGACCAATCAACAGCAAAACTGGGATGGAAATTTCCTAAAGATTTTTGGCTAGCTAATTTAATGGAGCTATGTGAAAGAGCTGCTTATTATGGCTTTTTCATTTTGCTTACTGTTTATCTGACTGATTTGGTTGGATTTGATGATTTATGGGGCAATACAATAGCAGGACTTTTTGCGGGATTTTTATATCTGCTTCCACCATTTTCAGGTGCAATAAGCGACAGGATTGGTTTTAAAAATGGACTAATACTTGCTTTTGGTTTACTTACTATCGGATATTTTTTCCTTGGAATAACTTACTCAAAAGTATCAGTTATTTTCTTTTTAATTGTATTGATGGTTGGTGCGTCCTTTATTAAACCATTAATAACCGGTACGGTTGCAAAAACATCTGACGAAGTAAACAGAGCAAGAGCTTTTTCAATTTTTTACTGGATTGTAAACATTGGTGCATTCAGTGGTAAAACTGTTGTCCCCTGGATCAGAAAAGGGCTTGGTCTTGAATATATTAATTTCTTTTCAGCAGGGATGTCTTTTATCGCTTTATTACTTGCTATCTTTTTATTCAGGAATCTTGAATTAAAAACCGAAAGAAAATCATTTAAAGAAATTTTAAACGCACTCATAAAAATTTTAACTAACGCAAGGCTGATTTTACTTACATTAATTGTTTCAGGTTTCTGGCTTATTCAGGGGCAGCTTTATCAAAGCATGCCAAAATTTGTTTTAAGAATGGTGGGGAATGATGCAAACCCTGAGTGGCTTGCAAATGTTAATCCGTTTATTGTAATGGTATTTGTATTGATTGTTACACAAGCAATGAGAAAAAAATCGGCAGTAAATTCAATGCTGGTAGGAATGTTTATTATGCCGTTATCTGCCTTCTCAATGTCACTGGGTCCCTGGCTGCAGGGAATGTTTGGTACCGAAATTCCGCTGCTCGGTATACTTTTTCATCCATACACAATAATGATGATAGTAGGTATTGGTCTGCAAGGTTTAGCCGAATGTTTTATCTCACCAAGATTTTTAGAATTCTTCTCATTGCAGGCTCCAAAAGGTGAAGAGGGTGTGTATCTTGGCTTCAGTCATCTGCACTCTTTCATATCTTATATTGCCGGTGGAATAATTTCCGGATTCTTATTGGAAAAATACTGTCCGGATCCTAAAACATTACCTTCGGGTTTAACCGAAATTCAGAAGGCTGCATATTATACAGATGCGCATTTAATCTGGTATTACTTTGCTGCAATTGGATTAACATCTGCAATTGCATTAATTATTTACAAGTGGTATTATGATAAAAAGGATAAACAGTTAACAGTTTAG